From Streptomyces sp. SCSIO 75703:
CGCCGGTCCCCGTACCAGCTCAGCTCGACGACCGTGCCCTCGGGGCGCAGGAGTTCGAGGGAGCGGGCGAGCCCGGCCTCGGTGGCGGAGGCGTGCACGACGAGGTCGCGTTCCCCCTCGGCGTCGGCGGGCGCGGCGAAGTCGGCGCCCAGCGCCGCGGCGACCGCCGCGCGGGCCGGGTCGGCGTCGACCAGCTGGACGCGGACGCCGGGGAACCGGGCGAGCAGCGCGGCGACCGAGCAGCCGACCATGCCGCCGCCGACCACGCTGATCCGGTCCCCGATCAGGGGCGCCGCGTCCCACAGGGCGTTGACGGCGGTCTCCACCGTGCCGGCCAGCACGGCCCGCGCGGCGGGCACCGACGCCGGTACGGGGGTGACGGCGGCGGCCGGGACGATGTAGCGGGTCTGGTGCGGATGGAGGCAGAAGACGGTGCGGCCGGTCAGCTCCGCCGGCCCCTCCTCGACGACGCCGACGCTGAGGTAGCCGTACTTCACCGGGCCGGGGAAGTCGCCCTCCTGGAAGGGGGCGCGCATCGCCGCGTACTGGTTCTCGGGCACGCGGCCCTGGAAGACCAGCGTCTCGGTGCCCCGGCTCACGCCGGAGTACAGGGCGCGCACCAGCACCTCGTCGGGGCCCGGCGCGGGCAGTTCCACCTCGCGGACGGTGCCCCGGCCGGGTGCGTCGAGCCAGAACGCGTGCGCCGTACGGGGCGTCGTGCTCGTCCGGATGGTGGGGGTCATCGTCGTCCTCCTGAACGATCGGGAAGCCTGCCACGTACCGAGGGGGCACAGGCCGCGCACAAGGTAGCGGCGTTGATCGACTCTGTCACACGGCCGGAGGGTGTTCGGTGGCCCGGAACAACACGTACGACGCGAGGCCCCCGCAGCGGGAGACCGCGGTGGGAGCGGCCGTGCAGGTGCTGCTGCTGGCGCTGCTCGGCACGGCGATCGGCATGGGCACGGCGGGCTGGCTGAGCGGCCTGGCGTTCGCGTTCGCCACCTGGGCCGTCCTCACCCGGGCGCTCGGCCGGACCCGGCCGCCGTCCTTCGGCCCGGCCAACCGGGTCACGCTCGGCCGGGCCACCCTGGTCGGCGGGGTGACCGCGCTGGTCGCGGACTCCTTCCGCAGCGCGCCTCCGGT
This genomic window contains:
- a CDS encoding zinc-binding alcohol dehydrogenase, encoding MTPTIRTSTTPRTAHAFWLDAPGRGTVREVELPAPGPDEVLVRALYSGVSRGTETLVFQGRVPENQYAAMRAPFQEGDFPGPVKYGYLSVGVVEEGPAELTGRTVFCLHPHQTRYIVPAAAVTPVPASVPAARAVLAGTVETAVNALWDAAPLIGDRISVVGGGMVGCSVAALLARFPGVRVQLVDADPARAAVAAALGADFAAPADAEGERDLVVHASATEAGLARSLELLRPEGTVVELSWYGDRRVALPLGEAFHSRRLTLRGSQVGTVSPARAATRGYADRMALALDLLADPALDALVSGESDFTELPVVLAEIASGELPALCHRVRYGDPDPS